One region of Hymenobacter sediminicola genomic DNA includes:
- a CDS encoding nucleotide pyrophosphohydrolase: MTIEEAQQTVDQWIQTTGVRYFNELTNMAMLTEEVGEVARIIARQYGEQSFKESDKDKVLADELADVLFVVICLANQTGVDLTEALRRNLAKKTMRDADRHRNNEKLL; encoded by the coding sequence ATGACCATCGAAGAAGCTCAGCAAACTGTTGACCAGTGGATTCAGACGACCGGCGTCCGGTATTTCAACGAGCTAACCAACATGGCCATGCTCACGGAGGAAGTCGGCGAAGTAGCTCGCATTATTGCCCGGCAGTATGGTGAGCAGTCCTTCAAGGAATCGGATAAGGACAAAGTCCTGGCCGATGAACTGGCCGACGTGTTGTTCGTGGTTATTTGCCTGGCCAACCAGACCGGCGTCGACCTGACTGAAGCCCTCCGGCGCAACCTTGCCAAGAAAACCATGCGTGACGCGGACCGCCACCGCAACAATGAGAAACTACTTTAG
- a CDS encoding helix-turn-helix domain-containing protein — translation MRQERGFTPAELARACDVSVSYLNEIEKGKKYPKADKILGLSKVLGVSYDQLTSLTLSRRLEPISELLQSDLLKEFPLEMFGLDPLRIVELIADAPAKMNAFISTIFEIARNYEMRQESFFLAALRSYQEMHDNYFEELEQDVRTFCGEQNLNTQAPFDTRQLERVLVEKYGYTLNRQKLAEYASLGRLRSVFQPKTRTLLLRPGLSKAQEAFVLGREVAFNYLGLKERPYVNATFPVHSFDEVLNNFKASYFAGALLMEEESLVRDLQDFFGQTTWQPARLQAMLTKYDVSPEMFMQRITNLLPRYFGIQSLFFLRFDQPDAEAAYLLSKELHLSRLHNPHGNELHEHYCRRWIAIWLIQEARHKAQLETPAFSMGAQRSRYPNEDEYLCLSLARAGAPGEPAVSVTVGLLCDDNLRQKVQFLDDPAIIQKRVNETCERCSIPDCEVRAAPPVEIARRQRQREAADAIAALVNGG, via the coding sequence TTGCGCCAGGAACGCGGATTTACTCCCGCTGAGTTGGCCCGCGCCTGCGACGTATCGGTATCCTACCTGAATGAGATAGAGAAGGGCAAAAAGTACCCGAAAGCCGATAAAATACTGGGTTTGAGCAAGGTACTGGGCGTTAGCTACGACCAGCTGACTTCCTTGACGCTAAGCCGGCGGCTGGAGCCGATTTCGGAGCTGCTGCAGTCGGATCTGCTGAAGGAGTTTCCACTGGAGATGTTCGGGCTGGACCCGTTGCGCATCGTGGAGCTGATTGCCGATGCGCCGGCCAAGATGAACGCCTTCATCAGCACCATCTTCGAAATAGCCCGCAACTACGAAATGCGCCAGGAAAGCTTCTTTCTGGCAGCGCTGCGCTCCTACCAGGAAATGCACGACAACTATTTTGAGGAACTGGAGCAGGATGTGCGCACTTTCTGCGGCGAGCAAAACCTTAATACGCAGGCCCCCTTCGATACCCGGCAACTGGAACGGGTGCTGGTGGAGAAGTATGGCTACACACTCAACCGGCAGAAGCTGGCCGAGTACGCCTCATTGGGACGGCTCCGGTCGGTGTTTCAGCCCAAAACCCGCACGCTGCTGCTGCGGCCGGGCCTGAGCAAAGCGCAGGAAGCCTTCGTACTGGGCCGCGAAGTTGCCTTCAATTACCTCGGCCTTAAGGAGCGGCCCTACGTGAATGCCACCTTCCCGGTACATTCGTTCGATGAGGTGCTCAACAACTTCAAGGCCTCCTACTTTGCCGGCGCGCTGCTGATGGAAGAAGAAAGCCTAGTGCGCGACCTGCAGGACTTTTTCGGGCAAACCACCTGGCAGCCGGCCCGCCTGCAAGCCATGCTCACGAAGTATGATGTGTCGCCGGAGATGTTCATGCAGCGCATCACCAACCTGCTGCCACGCTATTTCGGTATCCAGAGCTTGTTTTTCCTGCGCTTCGACCAGCCTGATGCCGAAGCGGCATACTTGCTGAGCAAGGAGTTGCACCTCTCTCGCCTGCACAACCCGCACGGCAACGAACTGCATGAGCACTATTGCCGCCGCTGGATTGCCATCTGGCTGATTCAGGAGGCCCGGCACAAGGCGCAACTTGAAACGCCTGCTTTCAGTATGGGTGCCCAACGCTCGCGCTACCCCAACGAGGACGAGTACCTGTGTCTGTCGTTGGCGCGGGCCGGGGCCCCTGGCGAACCGGCCGTGAGCGTAACCGTGGGCCTGCTCTGCGACGATAACCTGCGCCAAAAAGTGCAGTTCCTCGATGATCCGGCCATTATTCAAAAGCGCGTTAATGAAACGTGTGAACGGTGTTCCATTCCGGATTGCGAAGTCCGGGCAGCACCGCCCGTGGAAATAGCGCGCCGCCAGCGCCAGCGCGAAGCCGCCGACGCTATTGCGGCATTAGTGAATGGCGGCTAA
- the gcvT gene encoding glycine cleavage system aminomethyltransferase GcvT, with product MSETLKTVVLNDVHQQLGAKMVPFAGYNMPVRYSSDLDEHHTVRRAVGIFDVSHMGEFRVRGPHALDLIQRVTSNDASKLQDGKAQYSCLPNQEGGIVDDLLVYKMADEDYLLVVNASNIDKDWNWISQHNTNGAEMKNVSDEISLFAVQGPKAQAALQGLTDTDLSSIPYYSFVQGTFAGAPDVIISATGYTGAGGFELYVPNQYAKQVWDKVMEAGQPYGLKPIGLGARDTLRLEMGYCLYGNDIDDQTSPLEAGLGWITKFTKDFTNADNLKKQKEAGVERKLVGFLMDGAGIPRGHYELVNEAGEKIGDVTSGTQSPSLSKGIGMGYVKTELSTPGSKIFVLVRGKQLPATVVKLPFVKGTEEA from the coding sequence ATGAGCGAAACTCTCAAGACCGTTGTCCTGAATGATGTGCACCAGCAGCTAGGTGCCAAAATGGTGCCTTTTGCCGGCTACAATATGCCTGTGCGCTACTCCTCCGACCTCGACGAGCACCACACGGTACGCCGCGCGGTTGGCATCTTTGATGTATCGCACATGGGCGAGTTCCGGGTGCGCGGGCCGCATGCGCTTGACCTGATTCAGCGCGTGACCAGCAACGACGCCAGCAAGCTGCAGGATGGCAAAGCCCAGTATTCGTGCCTGCCCAACCAAGAAGGCGGCATCGTGGATGACTTGCTGGTGTATAAGATGGCCGATGAGGACTACCTGCTGGTTGTCAACGCCTCCAACATCGACAAAGACTGGAACTGGATCAGCCAGCACAATACCAATGGCGCCGAAATGAAAAACGTTTCGGACGAAATCAGCCTGTTTGCGGTGCAGGGGCCCAAAGCCCAGGCCGCCTTGCAAGGCCTCACCGACACAGATCTGAGCAGTATTCCGTACTATTCATTCGTGCAGGGTACGTTTGCCGGGGCTCCTGATGTCATTATTTCGGCTACGGGATATACTGGTGCGGGTGGCTTCGAGCTGTACGTGCCCAACCAATATGCCAAGCAGGTGTGGGACAAGGTGATGGAAGCCGGCCAGCCCTACGGCCTGAAACCCATTGGCTTGGGTGCCCGGGACACACTCCGCCTGGAAATGGGCTATTGCCTCTACGGCAATGATATCGACGACCAGACGTCGCCGCTGGAAGCTGGCTTGGGCTGGATTACTAAGTTCACCAAAGACTTCACCAACGCCGATAACCTCAAAAAGCAAAAAGAAGCTGGCGTAGAGCGTAAGCTGGTAGGCTTCCTGATGGACGGGGCCGGCATTCCGCGTGGCCACTACGAGCTGGTAAACGAAGCCGGTGAAAAAATCGGGGACGTGACGAGTGGCACCCAGTCGCCTAGCCTGAGCAAAGGCATCGGGATGGGCTACGTGAAAACTGAGCTGAGCACGCCGGGTAGCAAGATTTTTGTGCTGGTGCGCGGCAAGCAACTGCCGGCCACAGTTGTGAAACTGCCTTTCGTGAAAGGCACCGAGGAGGCGTAA
- a CDS encoding OmpP1/FadL family transporter, with the protein MSATAGGFQSGPQSARLLGLGGASTAYTRDIAVMYYNPGAIGHLDSLIHVSVGGMGTARLSSFVGTDSRRQTRQELEPQPSGYLYAAARVAPKVSIGLSVNQPFGYKTTWPSDWEGRSVVQESRLSTVYVQPTVAYQINDNFSVGAGFIYAYGDLQQQRALGQYDDRSAQARFEGSGRGYGANIGLYGRTADDLSFGISYRTPVTLKVDNGQAAYSGVLERDAALYPASMGFRTDIELPSTLSVGLADRMTKNLLVTFDFNLTSWSRYDSLNFEMDNATRVTAGRRYEDAMAFRVGAEYTATPILTVRAGVSYDETPVRDEYINADLPDANLLGGSLGLTLAIKPNLLLDMGYSYSQGGERRARVNISRDVVSSIDGSYRTAVHTAAVGLSYSFGGRATRAGQ; encoded by the coding sequence ATGTCCGCCACAGCGGGCGGTTTCCAGTCGGGGCCGCAGAGTGCGCGGCTCCTGGGCCTGGGTGGGGCCAGCACTGCTTACACCCGCGACATTGCGGTGATGTACTACAATCCCGGCGCTATCGGGCACCTCGATTCGCTGATTCATGTGAGCGTGGGCGGAATGGGCACAGCACGGCTATCTTCATTTGTGGGCACCGACTCTAGGCGGCAGACGCGCCAGGAGCTGGAGCCGCAACCATCGGGCTACCTCTATGCGGCAGCGCGGGTGGCTCCCAAGGTGAGTATAGGCCTGAGCGTGAACCAGCCTTTCGGCTATAAAACTACTTGGCCTTCTGATTGGGAAGGGCGCAGTGTAGTGCAGGAATCCCGCCTCTCCACTGTGTATGTGCAGCCGACGGTGGCATACCAGATCAACGACAATTTCAGCGTTGGAGCCGGGTTTATTTATGCCTACGGCGACTTGCAGCAGCAACGGGCCCTGGGCCAATATGACGACCGGAGCGCCCAGGCCCGATTTGAGGGTAGCGGGAGAGGCTACGGAGCCAACATCGGACTGTACGGCCGCACCGCCGATGACCTCTCGTTCGGCATCAGCTACCGTACACCGGTCACGCTGAAAGTGGACAATGGCCAAGCCGCATATTCGGGTGTTCTGGAACGCGACGCCGCCCTCTACCCTGCTTCCATGGGCTTCCGGACCGACATAGAATTGCCTTCTACACTGTCGGTGGGTCTGGCGGACCGCATGACCAAAAACCTGCTGGTCACCTTCGATTTCAACCTGACCAGCTGGAGCCGCTACGATTCGCTCAACTTCGAAATGGATAACGCAACCCGCGTAACAGCTGGCCGCCGCTACGAAGATGCCATGGCCTTCCGGGTGGGCGCAGAGTACACGGCCACACCCATTCTGACAGTACGAGCCGGGGTGAGCTACGACGAAACTCCCGTCCGCGACGAATACATCAATGCCGACCTGCCCGATGCCAACCTGCTGGGTGGCTCACTGGGCCTAACCCTCGCCATCAAGCCTAATCTGCTTCTTGATATGGGCTATAGCTACTCGCAGGGCGGTGAGCGGCGGGCACGCGTCAATATCTCGCGCGACGTTGTCAGCAGTATTGATGGGTCCTATCGTACGGCTGTGCACACGGCGGCAGTAGGTCTTTCATATTCGTTTGGTGGCCGCGCAACGCGCGCTGGCCAGTAG
- the aceB gene encoding malate synthase A, producing the protein MSPFTDTQPAVAAPQFLTPERVKITGKYSPEFAEILTPSALAFVAELHRRFDHTRRALLQRREERQREFEAGKLPDFLPETRLIREKPWTVAPIPADLQDRRVEITGPVERKMIINALNSGAKVFMADLEDSNSPTWANVVEGQRNLRDAVRRTISLSTPAKEYKLNEQTAVLMVRPRGWHLLEKHMLVDGEPVSASLFDFGLYYFHNAHELCARGTAPYFYLPKIESHLEARLWNDVFGFAQWSLKMQKCTIKATVLIETLPAAFELNEILYELREHSAGLNCGRWDYIFSYIKRLGLKPEFRLPNRAEVTMAVPFMAAYSQLVIQTCHRRGVHAIGGMAAQIPIKNDPEANEAALEKVRLDKVREAKNGHDGTWVAHPGLVPVALAVFDELMPEPNQIANKREDLTVTAEDLVRAPKGHITEEGLKLNIDVAVQYLESWLGGNGCVPIYNLMEDAATAEISRAQVWQWLHTPGTTLDDGRPVTVELYRSLVPGQLEKIKALVGEERYAAGRYLEATRLFDQLVTSPTFIEFLTVPAYEQLA; encoded by the coding sequence ATGTCGCCTTTTACTGATACCCAGCCGGCCGTGGCCGCACCCCAGTTTCTGACGCCGGAGCGCGTGAAAATCACGGGTAAGTATTCGCCGGAGTTTGCTGAAATCCTGACGCCATCGGCGCTGGCTTTCGTGGCCGAGCTGCACCGCCGCTTCGACCATACGCGCCGGGCGTTGCTGCAGCGCCGCGAGGAACGGCAGCGGGAATTCGAGGCCGGAAAGCTGCCCGACTTTCTGCCCGAAACCCGCCTGATCCGGGAAAAGCCCTGGACAGTAGCACCTATTCCGGCAGATCTGCAGGACCGCCGCGTGGAAATTACGGGACCCGTAGAGCGCAAAATGATTATCAACGCGCTGAACTCCGGGGCCAAAGTATTTATGGCCGACCTGGAAGATTCTAACTCGCCGACTTGGGCCAACGTGGTAGAAGGCCAGCGCAACCTGCGCGACGCCGTGCGCCGCACCATTTCACTGAGCACGCCGGCCAAAGAGTATAAGCTGAACGAGCAGACGGCCGTGCTGATGGTGCGTCCCCGTGGCTGGCACCTGCTGGAAAAGCACATGCTGGTAGATGGGGAGCCGGTTAGTGCCTCGCTGTTCGATTTCGGGTTGTATTACTTCCACAACGCCCACGAGCTGTGCGCCCGCGGCACCGCACCCTACTTCTATCTGCCCAAAATTGAGAGCCATCTGGAGGCGCGCCTCTGGAACGACGTGTTTGGCTTTGCGCAATGGTCGTTGAAGATGCAGAAGTGCACCATCAAGGCCACGGTGCTGATTGAGACGCTGCCGGCCGCTTTCGAGCTGAACGAAATCCTGTATGAGCTGCGCGAGCATAGCGCCGGCCTCAACTGTGGCCGCTGGGACTATATTTTCAGCTACATCAAGCGGCTGGGCCTCAAGCCCGAGTTCCGGCTGCCCAACCGCGCTGAGGTGACGATGGCCGTGCCGTTTATGGCCGCCTACTCGCAGCTCGTTATCCAGACCTGCCACCGCCGCGGCGTACACGCCATTGGCGGCATGGCCGCCCAGATTCCCATCAAAAACGACCCTGAGGCAAATGAAGCCGCGCTGGAAAAGGTGCGGCTGGATAAAGTGCGGGAGGCCAAAAACGGCCACGACGGTACCTGGGTAGCCCATCCGGGCCTGGTGCCGGTGGCGTTGGCCGTGTTCGATGAGCTGATGCCCGAACCCAACCAGATAGCCAACAAGCGCGAAGACCTGACTGTGACGGCCGAAGACCTAGTGCGTGCGCCCAAGGGCCACATCACCGAAGAAGGCCTGAAGCTGAACATCGACGTGGCCGTGCAGTACCTAGAATCGTGGCTGGGTGGCAACGGCTGCGTGCCGATCTATAACCTGATGGAAGACGCCGCTACTGCCGAAATCAGCCGGGCGCAGGTGTGGCAGTGGCTGCACACGCCCGGCACCACCCTCGATGATGGCCGCCCCGTGACCGTGGAGCTGTATCGTAGCCTGGTGCCCGGGCAACTAGAGAAAATTAAGGCGTTGGTAGGGGAGGAGCGCTACGCCGCCGGCCGCTACCTCGAAGCCACCCGCCTCTTCGACCAGCTCGTGACCAGCCCCACGTTCATCGAGTTTCTGACCGTGCCGGCCTACGAGCAGCTGGCGTAA
- the mltG gene encoding endolytic transglycosylase MltG: MTVSARSSVRRRVVLWLLIVLLLAGSAALYGAWRVLWQPNVAESPYGPAYLYIRTGAGWPAVRDSLRRQELLLDPATFEWLAAQRDYARQVKSGRYRLEAGLSNAALLNMLMAGRQETVAFTLDAFKYKPQLTRQISRQLEADSMELRRLLQDNAFLRRRYQLDTTTILTLFLPGPYRCFWNTSARTFLDSAAATHQRFWTVQRRQRADSLGLSPVEVHILASIVQRETAKKEDKPLIAGVYLNRLRRGMRLQADPTLLWAIGNFGVKRVLNRDKLVDSPYNTYKHKGLPPGPITSANRQSLNAVLQPAAHRYLFFCARPDLSGFSDFAETYADHKRNARRYQHTLDSLGVKR; encoded by the coding sequence TTGACTGTTTCCGCTCGTTCCTCTGTTCGTCGCCGTGTAGTACTTTGGCTCTTGATTGTGCTGCTGCTGGCTGGCAGCGCGGCGCTGTATGGTGCATGGCGCGTGCTGTGGCAGCCCAATGTGGCCGAGTCGCCGTACGGTCCGGCTTACCTCTACATCCGGACGGGCGCGGGCTGGCCGGCAGTGCGCGACTCGCTTCGGCGGCAGGAGTTGTTGCTCGATCCGGCTACGTTCGAGTGGCTGGCAGCCCAGCGCGACTATGCCCGGCAGGTGAAATCCGGCCGCTACCGCCTGGAAGCAGGCCTCAGCAACGCCGCACTGCTGAATATGCTAATGGCTGGCCGCCAGGAAACGGTGGCCTTTACCCTCGATGCGTTTAAATACAAGCCCCAGCTAACGCGCCAGATCAGCCGGCAGCTAGAAGCCGATTCGATGGAACTGCGCCGGCTGCTGCAGGACAATGCGTTTCTGCGCCGCCGCTACCAGCTCGATACCACCACCATTCTGACCCTGTTTCTGCCCGGGCCCTACCGCTGCTTCTGGAACACCTCGGCCCGCACGTTTCTGGATTCGGCGGCGGCCACGCACCAACGGTTCTGGACGGTGCAGCGCCGGCAGCGCGCCGATTCGCTGGGCCTTTCGCCCGTGGAAGTGCACATACTGGCCAGCATTGTGCAGCGCGAAACGGCCAAGAAAGAAGACAAACCCCTTATTGCGGGCGTGTATCTGAACCGGCTGCGGCGCGGTATGCGCCTGCAGGCCGACCCCACGCTGCTCTGGGCTATTGGCAACTTCGGCGTGAAGCGCGTGCTCAACCGCGACAAGCTCGTGGACTCGCCCTACAACACATACAAGCACAAAGGCTTGCCACCCGGCCCCATTACCTCGGCCAACCGCCAGAGCCTGAATGCCGTGTTGCAGCCGGCCGCGCACCGCTACCTATTCTTTTGCGCGCGCCCGGACCTAAGCGGATTTTCCGATTTCGCTGAAACGTACGCCGACCACAAGCGCAACGCCCGCCGCTATCAACACACGCTCGACAGCCTGGGAGTGAAGCGGTGA
- a CDS encoding 2-phosphosulfolactate phosphatase, with the protein MPTLDICFSPELLPLYNLTGRVAVVVDILRATSSIVTALAQGVAHLVPVSELAECRALAASGYLTAAERDGRQAEGVDLGNSPFGYLDGLVLVRGRKVAITTTNGTRALHLSQTADTVVVGAFLNLAAVVAFLRQQNKDIVVVCAGWKGKFCLEDTLYAGALAARLADTFDTTDSDATLAALDLWHTAAPDVASYLLKSSHVRRLNSLESHKDMEFCVRPDVYDIVPVFQNGRIELL; encoded by the coding sequence ATGCCGACTCTTGATATCTGCTTCTCACCGGAGCTGCTGCCTCTCTACAACCTGACCGGCCGCGTGGCCGTGGTGGTAGACATTCTGCGGGCCACTTCTTCCATCGTGACAGCGCTGGCACAAGGTGTTGCGCATTTGGTACCGGTAAGCGAGCTGGCCGAATGCCGGGCGCTGGCTGCCAGCGGCTACCTAACCGCCGCCGAGCGTGATGGGCGGCAGGCAGAAGGTGTAGACCTGGGCAACTCGCCCTTCGGCTACTTGGATGGCCTTGTGCTGGTGCGCGGCCGCAAGGTGGCCATCACCACTACCAATGGCACCCGTGCCCTGCACCTGTCGCAGACGGCCGATACGGTAGTGGTAGGGGCGTTTCTGAACTTGGCGGCAGTAGTAGCGTTTCTGCGCCAACAGAACAAAGATATAGTGGTGGTGTGCGCCGGGTGGAAGGGCAAGTTCTGCCTCGAAGACACGCTCTATGCCGGAGCGCTGGCCGCGCGTCTCGCCGATACCTTCGATACAACGGACTCAGACGCTACACTAGCTGCTCTCGACCTGTGGCACACTGCGGCGCCCGATGTGGCAAGCTACCTGCTCAAATCGTCGCATGTGCGTCGCCTCAATAGCCTGGAGTCGCACAAAGACATGGAGTTCTGCGTGCGGCCGGATGTTTACGACATCGTGCCCGTATTCCAGAATGGTCGGATTGAGCTGCTGTAG
- a CDS encoding CZB domain-containing protein — MTDELKQDFESGMVKHLLFKSKLRSYLYGSGISQGPIRDPHQCNFGHWIRDRALGPYKHLPESHELDRLHIQVHEEANRLMDLHKQGRTDAALAGLPTIDRLAEHITQLLQTMEQKLRTGH, encoded by the coding sequence ATGACTGACGAACTGAAGCAGGATTTTGAATCCGGCATGGTGAAGCATTTGCTGTTCAAATCCAAGCTCCGCTCCTACCTCTATGGCAGCGGCATCAGCCAAGGACCCATCCGCGACCCGCACCAGTGCAATTTTGGGCACTGGATCCGGGACCGAGCACTGGGCCCCTATAAGCACCTGCCTGAGTCGCACGAGTTGGACCGGCTGCATATTCAGGTGCACGAAGAAGCCAACCGCCTCATGGACCTGCACAAACAGGGCCGAACGGATGCTGCTTTGGCCGGGCTGCCGACCATCGACAGACTGGCCGAGCACATTACCCAGTTGCTGCAAACTATGGAACAGAAGCTGCGTACGGGTCACTGA
- the aceA gene encoding isocitrate lyase, giving the protein MNKQERIAAIKQEWATNPRWKGIKRPYSAEDVVKLQGSVQIEYSLARQGAERLWHLLHTEEYVAGLGALTGNQAVQEVQAGLNAIYLSGWQVAADANGAGQMYPDQSLYPVDSVPAVVKRINNALLRADQIQSVSGEGNVHWLVPIVADAEAGFGGNLNAFELMKMMIEAGAAGVHFEDQLSSAKKCGHLGGKVLVPTQEAINKLVAARLAADVQSVPTLVVARTDADAADLLTADVDPRDQPFILQEAERTSEGFFRVRCGVEAGIARGLAYAPYADLIWMETSHPDLEQARQFADAIHAKFPGKLLAYNCSPSFNWAAKLSVEQMETYREELAAMGYKFQFITLAGFHALNTSMFELALAYRDRGMAGYSELQEREFALQKHGFKAVKHQSFVGTGYFDAVQNVVTSNLTSTAALVGSTEEAQF; this is encoded by the coding sequence ATGAACAAGCAGGAACGCATTGCCGCCATTAAGCAGGAATGGGCCACGAACCCACGCTGGAAAGGAATTAAGCGGCCTTATTCGGCCGAGGATGTAGTGAAGCTGCAGGGGTCGGTGCAGATTGAGTATTCGCTGGCCCGGCAGGGAGCCGAGCGGCTGTGGCACCTGCTGCACACCGAGGAGTACGTGGCCGGCCTCGGGGCTCTCACCGGCAACCAGGCCGTGCAGGAAGTGCAGGCGGGCCTGAATGCTATTTACCTGAGCGGCTGGCAGGTGGCGGCCGACGCCAACGGTGCCGGCCAGATGTATCCCGACCAGAGCCTGTACCCCGTCGACAGCGTACCGGCCGTGGTGAAGCGCATCAACAACGCCTTGCTGCGCGCCGACCAGATTCAGAGCGTATCGGGCGAGGGCAACGTGCACTGGCTAGTGCCGATTGTGGCCGATGCCGAGGCCGGTTTCGGGGGCAACCTGAATGCGTTTGAGCTGATGAAGATGATGATTGAGGCCGGCGCGGCGGGCGTGCATTTCGAGGACCAGCTGTCGTCGGCGAAGAAGTGCGGGCACTTGGGCGGCAAGGTACTGGTGCCCACGCAGGAGGCCATCAATAAGCTGGTAGCGGCCCGCCTGGCCGCCGATGTGCAGAGCGTGCCCACGCTGGTAGTGGCCCGCACCGACGCCGATGCCGCCGACCTGCTCACGGCCGATGTGGACCCGCGCGACCAGCCCTTCATTCTGCAGGAAGCGGAGCGGACGTCGGAAGGGTTTTTCCGGGTGCGCTGTGGCGTGGAGGCCGGTATTGCCCGCGGCCTGGCTTATGCGCCCTACGCCGACCTCATCTGGATGGAAACCTCGCACCCCGACCTGGAGCAGGCCCGCCAGTTCGCCGATGCCATTCACGCGAAATTCCCGGGTAAGCTGCTGGCATATAACTGTTCCCCTTCCTTCAACTGGGCCGCCAAACTGAGCGTGGAGCAGATGGAAACCTACCGCGAGGAGCTGGCCGCTATGGGTTACAAGTTTCAGTTTATTACGCTGGCTGGCTTCCATGCGCTCAACACCAGCATGTTTGAGCTGGCGCTGGCATACCGCGACCGGGGCATGGCTGGCTACTCGGAGCTACAGGAGCGCGAGTTTGCGCTGCAGAAGCACGGATTCAAGGCCGTAAAGCACCAGAGCTTTGTGGGCACCGGCTACTTCGATGCCGTGCAGAACGTGGTAACCAGCAACCTTACCAGCACTGCAGCCCTTGTCGGCAGCACGGAGGAAGCACAGTTTTAG
- the dtd gene encoding D-aminoacyl-tRNA deacylase, with amino-acid sequence MRTVIQRVSNASVTVEGRITGQIGPGLLVLAGFSPTDTSSSLDWMARKLTQLRIFSDEEGKMNRSVHDVGGQVLVVSQFTLLADARKGNRPSYIGAAPPPIAIPLYEQFVRQLEQLLGQPVATGEFGADMQVQLLNDGPVTIVLDSPE; translated from the coding sequence ATGCGCACTGTTATACAGCGAGTCAGCAACGCTAGCGTCACCGTAGAAGGCCGCATTACCGGCCAGATTGGCCCCGGCCTGCTGGTGCTGGCCGGCTTCTCTCCTACTGATACATCCAGCTCACTCGACTGGATGGCGCGGAAGCTCACGCAGTTGCGCATTTTTTCCGATGAGGAAGGCAAAATGAACCGCTCGGTGCATGATGTAGGTGGGCAGGTGCTGGTCGTCAGCCAGTTTACGCTGCTGGCTGATGCCCGCAAAGGCAACCGCCCCAGCTACATTGGGGCCGCACCGCCACCTATTGCTATTCCGCTCTACGAGCAGTTTGTGCGGCAACTGGAGCAGCTACTCGGTCAGCCGGTTGCTACCGGCGAGTTCGGGGCAGATATGCAGGTTCAGCTGCTGAACGACGGTCCCGTCACCATTGTACTGGACTCACCGGAATAA